Sequence from the Corallococcus sp. EGB genome:
GGACATCCCGGCCGGACTTGGTGGCGTTCCGCTTACGGAACCCGTGGGCGCGGTTGCGCCGGATCTTCGACGGCTGGTACGTGCGCTTGGACACAACGACTCCTGAAGGCTGAAGGCGGCGCCTGGGACACCCGGCGCGACCCGTACATTGGAAAGGGGGCGTCCGTAACCCTATTTCCTGGACAAGTCAATCAAGGATCACCTGCGCCGACCGTGCAGCCCTGCGCCGGGTGGACCGGGCGATCATGTAGGAAAAGGGGGGAGGGGGCAAGGAACGGATGGGTGCGCCGCCCGTTCAAGTAGCCTCTCCGGGATGATCCTCCGCGACGTCACGGATGAAGACCTCCCCCTGTTCTTCGAACACCAGCGCGACCCCGAAGCGGCGCGCATGGCCGGATTTCCATCGCGGGAGCGCGATGCGTTCAT
This genomic interval carries:
- the rpmH gene encoding 50S ribosomal protein L34; protein product: MSKRTYQPSKIRRNRAHGFRKRNATKSGRDVLKRRRAKGRKRLVVSSFKK